Proteins found in one Phalacrocorax carbo chromosome 14, bPhaCar2.1, whole genome shotgun sequence genomic segment:
- the PXMP4 gene encoding peroxisomal membrane protein 4 encodes MAATAGGRESLRALLRAANALLQQRRYHAALAVLKGFRNGAVYGAKIRAPHALVMTFLFKSGSLREKLTSIAQATYAHSRNLACFVFTYKGLMALQSRLQGKKIPFHSFFAACIGGWLVFGENNPINSQIIMYLLSRILFGLSRLAVEKGYIPQPKQDPFPLFAALIWGTVLWLFEYHRQTLQPSLQSSMTYLYDDSNVWHDVSDFLIYNKRTDSK; translated from the exons ATGGCCGCCACGGCTGGGGGTCGGGAGTCGCTCCGCGCCCTGCTCCGCGCCGCTAACGCCCTCCTGCAGCAGCGGCGCTACCACGCCGCGCTCGCCGTCCTCAAGGGTTTCCGCAACGGTGCCGT TTATGGAGCAAAAATTCGTGCCCCGCATGCCCTGGTGATGACTTTCCTGTTCAAGAGCGGAAG tttaagaGAGAAGTTGACATCGATTGCTCAGGCTACGTACGCTCATTCCCGGAACTTGGCATGTTTTGTGTTCACCTACAAGGGGCTGATGGCGTTGCAGTCCCgactacaggggaaaaaaattccatttcattctttctttgcaGCCTGCATTGGAGGTTGGCTAGTGTTCGGTGAGAACAATCCCATCAACAGCCAG ATCATTATGTACCTGCTGTCTCGTATCCTGTTCGGCTTGTCTCGTCTGGCAGTGGAAAAAGGCTATATCCCACAGCCAAAGCAGGATCCCTTTCCACTTTTCGCTGCTCTGATATGGGGGACGGTTCTCTGGCTCTTCGAATACCACCGGCAAACTCTGCAGCCTTCTCTGCAGTCCTCCATGACCTACCTGTATGACGATAGTAACGTATGGCATGACGTTTCTGACTTTCTCATTTATAACAAAAGGACAGACAGCAAGTAG